The Sorangiineae bacterium MSr11367 genome window below encodes:
- a CDS encoding DUF1554 domain-containing protein: MRKRIVMATLSFAAGCCIAAGCGLDEAGFFMAPDGSTAEPLADTGTTNPIADSGGDAREDASSSRDAGSCAACPPQTVCVANACDATRRVFLSSTQSNAALGGPNGADTTCQNLADAMKLGGIWRAWLSDQANSPAVRFTRATVPYRLLDGTLIANNWNDLTDGALDHGIDRDEKGIFVNEAEVWTGTTVSGAASGDHCSGFTTASRVGDPATVGLTSLLANWTSRYTQYCDRTNVRIYCFEQ, translated from the coding sequence ATGCGGAAACGCATCGTCATGGCCACGCTTTCGTTCGCCGCCGGCTGCTGCATTGCAGCAGGGTGCGGGCTCGACGAAGCCGGATTTTTCATGGCACCGGATGGATCGACCGCCGAGCCGCTCGCCGACACCGGTACGACGAATCCCATCGCCGACAGCGGCGGCGATGCGCGCGAAGACGCATCGAGCAGCCGTGACGCAGGATCGTGCGCCGCCTGCCCACCGCAAACGGTATGCGTGGCCAATGCGTGCGATGCCACACGCCGCGTTTTCCTCTCGAGCACCCAGTCGAATGCAGCCCTCGGAGGACCGAACGGCGCCGACACGACGTGCCAGAATCTTGCAGACGCGATGAAACTAGGCGGTATCTGGCGGGCATGGCTCTCCGACCAGGCCAACTCACCGGCCGTTCGTTTCACACGGGCAACCGTTCCCTATCGGCTACTCGACGGAACGCTCATTGCGAACAATTGGAACGATCTCACCGATGGCGCGTTGGACCACGGAATCGATCGCGACGAAAAAGGCATTTTCGTGAACGAGGCCGAAGTATGGACCGGTACGACGGTATCGGGCGCCGCCTCCGGCGACCATTGCAGTGGATTCACCACCGCGAGCAGGGTGGGCGACCCTGCAACCGTGGGGCTTACCTCACTGCTCGCAAACTGGACTTCCCGGTATACGCAATATTGCGATCGCACCAACGTGCGCATTTACTGCTTCGAGCAATGA